In the Drosophila busckii strain San Diego stock center, stock number 13000-0081.31 unplaced genomic scaffold, ASM1175060v1 chrUn_01, whole genome shotgun sequence genome, one interval contains:
- the LOC108598647 gene encoding alpha-(1,3)-fucosyltransferase B isoform X1, with amino-acid sequence MRIKCSRRIKLVILCLSSLCLVCLFYWNMTRLDSQSSISLEVNSELLWWTQDMSWRYDEIRHCGLKICRVTNNRYRFRHSQMVLFYGSNLKLYDFPMPRYDNQLWALLHEESPRNVPFVPHDDFLQHFNFTSTFSRYSSIPLTTQYLPQASDLTRSDIHMGLSSKNVYQHDMSLAPVVFLQTDCNTISGREDYVRELMKHIPVDSYGGCLHNRDLPESMQNDYLNHLYSPTILHFLARYKFMIAIENGVCEDYITEKFWRPLIIGVIPIYFGSTSIRDWQPNNDSAIFIEDFPNAGALAAYLQQLELNETAYNAYLHHKLDLVKGIQNQRLIHELKTRSYQFQEDRTNDENSLFRKFECAMCKRTKLPLQQASKRHYNCSFPPVHVPLKNHKEPKFAADWRSMMGVGRCQAKLLDAFWRTNLNYTKNEFESRLNDMLDKRLCN; translated from the exons aTGCGCATAAAGTGCAGTCGCCGCATAAAGCTAGTGATCTTGTGTCTGTCTTCGCTATgcttagtttgtttgttttattggAACATGACAAGGTTGGATTCGCAATCGTCGATAAGCTTGGAGGTGAACAGCGAGCTTCTTTGGTGGACTCAAGATATGAGCTGGCGTTACGACGAGATCCGGCATTGCGGTCTGAAAATTTGCCGAGTGACTAACAATCGGTATCGCTTCCGGCATTCTCAA ATGGTGCTCTTTTATGGATCTAATTTAAAGCTATATGATTTTCCAATGCCCCGTTACGATAATCAACTCTGGGCTTTGTTACACGAGGAATCACCGCGAAACGTGCCCTTTGTGCCCCATGATGATTTcctgcaacattttaattttacatctACATTTAGTAGATATAGTAGCATACCTTTGACCACGCAGTATTTGCCCCAAGCAAGTGATCTAACCCGTTCCGACATACATATGGGCTTATCCTCAAAGAATGTGTATCAGCATGATATGAGTTTGGCTCCGGTAGTGTTTCTTCAAACTGACTGTAATACTATATCTGGACGTGAAGATTACGTGCGTGAGCTAATGAAACACATTCCAGTGGATTCGTACGGTGGGTGCTTGCACAACCGAGATTTGCCGGAGAG catgcaAAATGATTATCTTAATCATCTATACTCACCCACGATACTACACTTTCTAGCGCGCTATAAGTTTATGATTGCCATTGAAAATGGAGTATGTGAGGATTACATCACCGAAAAATTTTGGCGCCCACTAATTATAGGAGTGATACCAATTTATTTTGGATCAACAAGCATACGC GACTGGCAACCCAATAATGACTCTGCCATTTTTATAGAGGACTTTCCCAACGCTGGAGCGCTGGCTGCATATCTTCAACAGTTGGAATTAAACGAAACTGCCTACAACGCTTATTTACATCACAAGCTTGATCTTGTCAAAGGAATTCAGAATCAGCGACTTATACACGAATTGAAGACACGTAGCTACCAGTTTCAAGAAGATCGCACTAACGATGAGAATTCACTCTTTCGCAAATTTGAATGCGCAATGTGTAAACGAACTAAACTTCCGCTCCAACAGGCTAGTAAACGCCACTATAACTGCTCATTTCCGCCAGTCCACGTACCTTTGAAAAATCACAAAGAGCCGAAATTTGCAGCTGATTGGCGATCGATGATGGGAGTTGGCCGTTGCCAAGCAAAATTATTGGATGCGTTTTGGCGAACAAATctaaattacacaaaaaatgaatttgaatctCGTCTGAATGATATGTTGGACAAAAGATTGTGCAATTAG
- the LOC108598647 gene encoding alpha-(1,3)-fucosyltransferase B isoform X2 has product MRIKCSRRIKLVILCLSSLCLVCLFYWNMTRLDSQSSISLEVNSELLWWTQDMSWRYDEIRHCGLKICRVTNNRYRFRHSQMVLFYGSNLKLYDFPMPRYDNQLWALLHEESPRNVPFVPHDDFLQHFNFTSTFSRYSSIPLTTQYLPQASDLTRSDIHMGLSSKNVYQHDMSLAPVVFLQTDCNTISGREDYVRELMKHIPVDSYGGCLHNRDLPESMQNDYLNHLYSPTILHFLARYKFMIAIENGVCEDYITEKFWRPLIIGVIPIYFGSTSIRVRIL; this is encoded by the exons aTGCGCATAAAGTGCAGTCGCCGCATAAAGCTAGTGATCTTGTGTCTGTCTTCGCTATgcttagtttgtttgttttattggAACATGACAAGGTTGGATTCGCAATCGTCGATAAGCTTGGAGGTGAACAGCGAGCTTCTTTGGTGGACTCAAGATATGAGCTGGCGTTACGACGAGATCCGGCATTGCGGTCTGAAAATTTGCCGAGTGACTAACAATCGGTATCGCTTCCGGCATTCTCAA ATGGTGCTCTTTTATGGATCTAATTTAAAGCTATATGATTTTCCAATGCCCCGTTACGATAATCAACTCTGGGCTTTGTTACACGAGGAATCACCGCGAAACGTGCCCTTTGTGCCCCATGATGATTTcctgcaacattttaattttacatctACATTTAGTAGATATAGTAGCATACCTTTGACCACGCAGTATTTGCCCCAAGCAAGTGATCTAACCCGTTCCGACATACATATGGGCTTATCCTCAAAGAATGTGTATCAGCATGATATGAGTTTGGCTCCGGTAGTGTTTCTTCAAACTGACTGTAATACTATATCTGGACGTGAAGATTACGTGCGTGAGCTAATGAAACACATTCCAGTGGATTCGTACGGTGGGTGCTTGCACAACCGAGATTTGCCGGAGAG catgcaAAATGATTATCTTAATCATCTATACTCACCCACGATACTACACTTTCTAGCGCGCTATAAGTTTATGATTGCCATTGAAAATGGAGTATGTGAGGATTACATCACCGAAAAATTTTGGCGCCCACTAATTATAGGAGTGATACCAATTTATTTTGGATCAACAAGCATACGCGTAAGAAtactttaa
- the LOC108600530 gene encoding uncharacterized protein LOC108600530 isoform X1 — translation MEMAVTEQYLADHKKGCTIAKMRGDRNFKLTSPLLLAICLFPLSILCEFNESQTVHRERENTYCEYQENDTTVSKEQGSVWFDTRDICLVYSCIAAADLKLQPHIVVTPIDCNEFYCNVGSELRKNPKSCCGECIQTHCQHNNSLYAIGETWHNDADCTLLECSQLENGEIIINSYKRFCQPIPTNCPPWRIGRNKCCPVCHPAFSSRAELLDDVESTSDIWTAEWYRRHPCVRDCQIGAEPMTCRYTFVVEWYQTFSKACFDCPLNLTDCFRPHCVLGDGLQRSITVVNRMMPGPVIEVCEGDQIVVDVKNNLLGESTTIHWHGLHQKKTPYMDGVPHITQCPIPPHTNFRYTFPADNSGTHFWHSHTGMQRGDGVFGALIIRRPKSSDPHGGLYDFDLSEHVLVVQDWIHEPGSSIFANHHHSRGDNKPHNILINGRGRYYNRIWAEAKRQNRMATEAPAKSPATPITASLQIDSEQLKSDNFKALATAINPGVDSSNGMEVMELALKRHAMHQTNSNTTARIASLGETHSRQRRGNVEKIPLEQIPHQVYYVKRGFRYRFRIVNAEYLNCPIVVSVDNHKLIAINSDGYDIEAMEVGSIVTYSGERFDFVLNANQHVDNYWVRLKGLMDCSERFTSAFQVAILRYEGATDEEPISELGYAHNATGIELNVMNRGPGYTDTKTVAEMRALPIYDKVSGIDDDTLKPEADYKFFVYYDFYRKDNPEFHHGDYYSMNTNISKENILYTPQLNHISLKFPSMALLPQRNQLNDELFCNETSLTQNGIDCRKQFCKCHHVLQVPLNAVVEFIIVDEGFTFYANHPFHLHGNAFRVIGLERLGENVTIEMVKQLDQFKLLKRNLINPPVKDTVTVPDGGYTIVRFEAYNPGYWLFHCHIEFHAEIGMALVVKVGDNDQMMPVPRNFPTCGDYVPDSREDSVTSTTENDESNPTQASPTTGSATPSLALESSSLWVFLSLQLLVRVH, via the exons ATGGAAATGGCAGTAACGGAGCAATATTTAGCAGATCACAAAAAGGGTTGCACCATCGCAAAAATGAGAGGTGACAGAAACTTCAAATTGACATCGCCACTGTTGTTGGCCATCTGTCTGTTCCCGTTGAGCATCCTGTGTGAATTTAATGAGTCACAAACTGTTCATAGAGAAAGAG AAAACACTTACTGCGAATATCAAGAGAATGATACCACAGTGTCAAAGGAACAAGGAAGCGTTTGGTTTGACACAAGAGACATTTGTCTGGTATACTCGTGCATCGCAGCAGCCGATTTGAAGTTGCAACCACATATAGTAGTAACCCCTATTGACTGCAATGAATTCTATTGCAATGTG GGATCTGAGTTGCGTAAAAACCCCAAAAGCTGCTGCGGCGAGTGCATACAAACCCATTGCCAGCACAATAATAGTCTTTATGCCATCGGCGAAACTTGGCATAATGATGCAGACTGCACACTGCTGGAGTGTAGCCAATTGGAAAATGgcgaaattataataaatagttataaacGATTTTGCCAGCCAATCCCTACTAACTGTCCGCCATGGCGAATAGGTAGAAATAAATGCTGCCCCGTTTGTCACCCAGCTTTTTCTTCTCGAGCTGAGCTACTAGACGATGTAGAAAGTACAAGCGATATCTGGACTGCAGAGTGGTACCGACGACATCCATGTGTACGAGACTGCCAGATTGGAGCAGAGCCAATGACATGTCGCTACACCTTTGTGGTCGAGTGGTATCAGACGTTTTCTAAAGCATGCTTCGATTGTCCATTAAACTTAACGGACTGCTTTAGGCCACACTGCGTTTTAGGAGATGGTCTGCAACGTAGTATAACTGTGGTCAATCGAATGATGCCTGGACCCGTCATCGAGGTGTGCGAAGGTGACCAAATTGTCGTGGATGTTAAGAACAATCTTCTGGGCGAAAGCACCACTATTCATTGGCACGGCTTACATCAAAAGAAAACACCCTATATGGACGGAGTGCCTCACATTACGCAATGCCCAATTCCCCCTCATACCAATTTTCGCTACACTTTCCCGGCGGATAACTCCGGTACACACTTCTGGCATTCGCACACCGGAATGCAGCGAGGCGATGGTGTCTTTGGAGCACTTATCATTCGACGGCCCAAAAGTTCGGACCCACATGGTGGTCTGTACGATTTTGATCTCAGTGAACATGTATTGGTTGTACAAGACTGGATACATGAACCAGGCTCCAGCATATTTGCCAATCATCACCATTCCCGTGGAGATAATAAGCCACACAATATTCTGATAAATGGGCGTGGTCGCTACTATAATCGCATATGGGCAGAGGCAAAAAGACAAAACCGAATGGCCACAGAGGCACCCGCAAAATCTCCAGCAACACCAATTACAGCTTCACTTCAGATAGACAGCGAGCAACTAAAGTCagataattttaaagcat taGCAACAGCTATTAATCCTGGTGTTGACTCATCCAACGGGATGGAGGTAATGGAACTAGCTTTAAAACGCCATGCAATGCATCAAACCAACTCTAATACTACTGCTCGGATAGCGTCTCTAGGCGAAACTCATTCACGTCAGCGACGTGGAAACGTTGAAAAGATACCGTTAGAACAAATACCCCATCAAGTATATTATGTAAAGCGTGGATTTCGTTATCGCTTCCGCATTGTGAACGCAGAGTACCTTAATTGCCCAATTGTGGTATCTGTGGATAATCACAAGCTGATCGCTATTAACTCGGACGGATATGACATTGAAGCAATGGAAGTAGGTTCTATTGTAACGTATTCGGGAGAGCGCTTTGACTTTGTACTGAATGCCAATCAGCATGTGGACAACTACTGGGTGCGTCTAAAGGGACTGATGGATTGCAGTGAGCGCTTTACCTCTGCCTTTCAGGTGGCTATATTGCGCTACGAAGGTGCTACCGACGAAGAACCAATATCCGAACTTGGGTATGCTCACAATGCCACAGGCATTGAGCTGAATGTAATGAATCGGGGACCTGGCTATACCGATACAAAGACAGTTGCTGAGATGAGAGCACTGCCGATTTACGATAAGGTCTCTGGAATTGACGACGATACACTCAAGCCAGAGGCTGACTACAAGTTCTTTGTATACTACGACTTCTATCGAAAAGATAATCCTGAATTTCATCACGGCGATTATTATAGCATGAATACAAACATTTCAAAGGAAAACATACTCTACACACCGCAGCTTAACCACATATCACTGAAATTTCCTTCTATGGCACTGCTGCCGCAGCGCAATCAACTGAATGACGAACTTTTTTGCAATGAGACGAGCTTAACTCAAAATGGTATCGACTGTcgcaaacaattttgcaagTGTCATCATGTCCTGCAAGTACCTTTAAATGCAGTTGTAGAGTTTATTATTGTAGACGAGGGATTCACCTTTTACGCAAATCATCCATTTCACTTACATGGCAATGCCTTTCGCGTGATTGGATTGGAGCGCCTCGGTGAAAATGTTACAATTGAAATG GTAAAACAACTTGATCAGTTCAAGTTGCTTAAACGCAACTTAATAAATCCACCTGTTAAAGATACAGTCACAGTTCCGGACGGCGGTTACACAATTGTTCGCTTTGAAGCCTATAATCCAGGTTATTGGCTCTTCCACTGTCACATTGAATTTCATGCTGAAATCGGAATGGCACTAGTAGTTAAAGTGGGGGACAACGATCAAATGATGCCGGTACCTCGTAACTTTCCTACCTGCGGGGACTATGTGCCTGATTCTCGTGAAGATTCTGTAACTTCGACCACCGAAAATGATGAAAGCAACCCAACTCAGGCATCACCAACGACAGGGTCAGCGACACCGAGTTTAGCATTAGAATCAAGTTCATTGTGGGTTTTTCTAAGCTTGCAACTACTAGTTCGTGTTCACTGA
- the LOC108600531 gene encoding LOW QUALITY PROTEIN: fat body protein 2 (The sequence of the model RefSeq protein was modified relative to this genomic sequence to represent the inferred CDS: deleted 2 bases in 1 codon) — translation MYDWTTKNVVYVGGFSGIGFQLVKLLVQQKHLNKISIMHRIENAEIMKKLQFENPNVKVMFVPDNIMEKASIQSAITKMGQLMGYVDVLINGQDILLDKDVETIIGVNLTGMIHFTMTAMPYMDKTEMGKVGIVVNLSSVYGLEPAPIFAAYAAAKHGVLGFTRSMADSHIFQRTGVIFTAMYPGLTNTEIMMNLRDNVTWHQSNQLIGAIDRAKWQMPEEAAVQIINAIENMKNGSMWIIDKGNLKEVVPQAHWQI, via the exons atgTACGATTGGACTACCAAGAATGTAGTGTATGTCGGCGGCTTCAGCGGAATCGGCTTCCAGCTAGTGAAACTTCTTGTGCAACAGAAACATCTCAATAAGATTAGCATCATGCACCGCATAGAGAACGCTGAGATAATGAAAAAGTTGCAGTTTGAGAATCCCAATGTTAAGGTTATGTTTGTGCCGGACAACATAATGGAGAAAGCATCCATTCAGTCTGCAATTACGAAAATGGGACAATTGATGGGTTATGTCGATGTACTTATTAATGGTCAGGACATATTGCTTGACAAGGATGTAGAGACAATAATAGGCGTGAATTTG ACCGGCATGATTCATTTTACTATGACGGCAATGCCATATATGGACAAAACCGAAATGGGCAAAGTCGGAATAGTTGTAAATTTGTCCTCCGTTTATGGACTGGAGCCAGCAccaatatttgctgcttatgcAGCTGCCAAACACGGCGTCCTGGGCTTCACTCGCTCGATGGCCGACAGTCACATTTTCCAAAGAACCGGAGTAATATTTACTGCTATGTACCCAGGACTAACCAACACTGAAATA ATGATGAATTTGCGCGACAATGTCACATGGCACCAATCTAACCAGCTTATAGGCGCAATCGATAGAGCTAAATGGCAAATGCCAGAGGAAGCAGCAGTGCAAATAATCAATGCTatagaaaatatgaaaaatggAAGCATGTGGATTATTGACAAGGGGAACCTTAAAGAGGTAGTTCCCCAAGCTCATTGGCAAATATAA
- the LOC108600530 gene encoding uncharacterized protein LOC108600530 isoform X2, giving the protein MEMAVTEQYLADHKKGCTIAKMRGDRNFKLTSPLLLAICLFPLSILCEFNESQTVHRERENTYCEYQENDTTVSKEQGSVWFDTRDICLVYSCIAAADLKLQPHIVVTPIDCNEFYCNVGSELRKNPKSCCGECIQTHCQHNNSLYAIGETWHNDADCTLLECSQLENGEIIINSYKRFCQPIPTNCPPWRIGRNKCCPVCHPAFSSRAELLDDVESTSDIWTAEWYRRHPCVRDCQIGAEPMTCRYTFVVEWYQTFSKACFDCPLNLTDCFRPHCVLGDGLQRSITVVNRMMPGPVIEVCEGDQIVVDVKNNLLGESTTIHWHGLHQKKTPYMDGVPHITQCPIPPHTNFRYTFPADNSGTHFWHSHTGMQRGDGVFGALIIRRPKSSDPHGGLYDFDLSEHVLVVQDWIHEPGSSIFANHHHSRGDNKPHNILINGRGRYYNRIWAEAKRQNRMATEAPAKSPATPITASLQIDSEQLKSDNFKASTAINPGVDSSNGMEVMELALKRHAMHQTNSNTTARIASLGETHSRQRRGNVEKIPLEQIPHQVYYVKRGFRYRFRIVNAEYLNCPIVVSVDNHKLIAINSDGYDIEAMEVGSIVTYSGERFDFVLNANQHVDNYWVRLKGLMDCSERFTSAFQVAILRYEGATDEEPISELGYAHNATGIELNVMNRGPGYTDTKTVAEMRALPIYDKVSGIDDDTLKPEADYKFFVYYDFYRKDNPEFHHGDYYSMNTNISKENILYTPQLNHISLKFPSMALLPQRNQLNDELFCNETSLTQNGIDCRKQFCKCHHVLQVPLNAVVEFIIVDEGFTFYANHPFHLHGNAFRVIGLERLGENVTIEMVKQLDQFKLLKRNLINPPVKDTVTVPDGGYTIVRFEAYNPGYWLFHCHIEFHAEIGMALVVKVGDNDQMMPVPRNFPTCGDYVPDSREDSVTSTTENDESNPTQASPTTGSATPSLALESSSLWVFLSLQLLVRVH; this is encoded by the exons ATGGAAATGGCAGTAACGGAGCAATATTTAGCAGATCACAAAAAGGGTTGCACCATCGCAAAAATGAGAGGTGACAGAAACTTCAAATTGACATCGCCACTGTTGTTGGCCATCTGTCTGTTCCCGTTGAGCATCCTGTGTGAATTTAATGAGTCACAAACTGTTCATAGAGAAAGAG AAAACACTTACTGCGAATATCAAGAGAATGATACCACAGTGTCAAAGGAACAAGGAAGCGTTTGGTTTGACACAAGAGACATTTGTCTGGTATACTCGTGCATCGCAGCAGCCGATTTGAAGTTGCAACCACATATAGTAGTAACCCCTATTGACTGCAATGAATTCTATTGCAATGTG GGATCTGAGTTGCGTAAAAACCCCAAAAGCTGCTGCGGCGAGTGCATACAAACCCATTGCCAGCACAATAATAGTCTTTATGCCATCGGCGAAACTTGGCATAATGATGCAGACTGCACACTGCTGGAGTGTAGCCAATTGGAAAATGgcgaaattataataaatagttataaacGATTTTGCCAGCCAATCCCTACTAACTGTCCGCCATGGCGAATAGGTAGAAATAAATGCTGCCCCGTTTGTCACCCAGCTTTTTCTTCTCGAGCTGAGCTACTAGACGATGTAGAAAGTACAAGCGATATCTGGACTGCAGAGTGGTACCGACGACATCCATGTGTACGAGACTGCCAGATTGGAGCAGAGCCAATGACATGTCGCTACACCTTTGTGGTCGAGTGGTATCAGACGTTTTCTAAAGCATGCTTCGATTGTCCATTAAACTTAACGGACTGCTTTAGGCCACACTGCGTTTTAGGAGATGGTCTGCAACGTAGTATAACTGTGGTCAATCGAATGATGCCTGGACCCGTCATCGAGGTGTGCGAAGGTGACCAAATTGTCGTGGATGTTAAGAACAATCTTCTGGGCGAAAGCACCACTATTCATTGGCACGGCTTACATCAAAAGAAAACACCCTATATGGACGGAGTGCCTCACATTACGCAATGCCCAATTCCCCCTCATACCAATTTTCGCTACACTTTCCCGGCGGATAACTCCGGTACACACTTCTGGCATTCGCACACCGGAATGCAGCGAGGCGATGGTGTCTTTGGAGCACTTATCATTCGACGGCCCAAAAGTTCGGACCCACATGGTGGTCTGTACGATTTTGATCTCAGTGAACATGTATTGGTTGTACAAGACTGGATACATGAACCAGGCTCCAGCATATTTGCCAATCATCACCATTCCCGTGGAGATAATAAGCCACACAATATTCTGATAAATGGGCGTGGTCGCTACTATAATCGCATATGGGCAGAGGCAAAAAGACAAAACCGAATGGCCACAGAGGCACCCGCAAAATCTCCAGCAACACCAATTACAGCTTCACTTCAGATAGACAGCGAGCAACTAAAGTCagataattttaaagcat CAACAGCTATTAATCCTGGTGTTGACTCATCCAACGGGATGGAGGTAATGGAACTAGCTTTAAAACGCCATGCAATGCATCAAACCAACTCTAATACTACTGCTCGGATAGCGTCTCTAGGCGAAACTCATTCACGTCAGCGACGTGGAAACGTTGAAAAGATACCGTTAGAACAAATACCCCATCAAGTATATTATGTAAAGCGTGGATTTCGTTATCGCTTCCGCATTGTGAACGCAGAGTACCTTAATTGCCCAATTGTGGTATCTGTGGATAATCACAAGCTGATCGCTATTAACTCGGACGGATATGACATTGAAGCAATGGAAGTAGGTTCTATTGTAACGTATTCGGGAGAGCGCTTTGACTTTGTACTGAATGCCAATCAGCATGTGGACAACTACTGGGTGCGTCTAAAGGGACTGATGGATTGCAGTGAGCGCTTTACCTCTGCCTTTCAGGTGGCTATATTGCGCTACGAAGGTGCTACCGACGAAGAACCAATATCCGAACTTGGGTATGCTCACAATGCCACAGGCATTGAGCTGAATGTAATGAATCGGGGACCTGGCTATACCGATACAAAGACAGTTGCTGAGATGAGAGCACTGCCGATTTACGATAAGGTCTCTGGAATTGACGACGATACACTCAAGCCAGAGGCTGACTACAAGTTCTTTGTATACTACGACTTCTATCGAAAAGATAATCCTGAATTTCATCACGGCGATTATTATAGCATGAATACAAACATTTCAAAGGAAAACATACTCTACACACCGCAGCTTAACCACATATCACTGAAATTTCCTTCTATGGCACTGCTGCCGCAGCGCAATCAACTGAATGACGAACTTTTTTGCAATGAGACGAGCTTAACTCAAAATGGTATCGACTGTcgcaaacaattttgcaagTGTCATCATGTCCTGCAAGTACCTTTAAATGCAGTTGTAGAGTTTATTATTGTAGACGAGGGATTCACCTTTTACGCAAATCATCCATTTCACTTACATGGCAATGCCTTTCGCGTGATTGGATTGGAGCGCCTCGGTGAAAATGTTACAATTGAAATG GTAAAACAACTTGATCAGTTCAAGTTGCTTAAACGCAACTTAATAAATCCACCTGTTAAAGATACAGTCACAGTTCCGGACGGCGGTTACACAATTGTTCGCTTTGAAGCCTATAATCCAGGTTATTGGCTCTTCCACTGTCACATTGAATTTCATGCTGAAATCGGAATGGCACTAGTAGTTAAAGTGGGGGACAACGATCAAATGATGCCGGTACCTCGTAACTTTCCTACCTGCGGGGACTATGTGCCTGATTCTCGTGAAGATTCTGTAACTTCGACCACCGAAAATGATGAAAGCAACCCAACTCAGGCATCACCAACGACAGGGTCAGCGACACCGAGTTTAGCATTAGAATCAAGTTCATTGTGGGTTTTTCTAAGCTTGCAACTACTAGTTCGTGTTCACTGA